From one Vanacampus margaritifer isolate UIUO_Vmar chromosome 12, RoL_Vmar_1.0, whole genome shotgun sequence genomic stretch:
- the znf318 gene encoding uncharacterized protein znf318 isoform X1, protein MFRGRPPPRGHYRPPFDSRGPPPSRPYPHPWDDDRNRGRSPYHSGYHQRGHPADYHRSPPHRSYYPPASAGHRGGQHRSNAPHAPLRERSPSSPRHRLPVDHKLVITVGNELTSSAAPRQHDRDRSPDRSRGRSKSRARSKSRHRSRGRSKSGSRSRSRSRSRSRGRSRGRTSSRAPSRSRRRSRSSSSSSSSGSSERRRWRTEPFSELDVARRRKELEDLLCLPTKSILKKRSDYDLSPSVRSLDSGLSHVAEELLRAVRGMEPAAMASVLSELRSDPQMSQRADLNAELKEILNLLEPVAAAAAAAAAAAAQGSKRPPDDIDDEEKFLYGDSEEPEMRVPSQPLQNQTLDLYGDVTEDLLYGDLPAGPLPPVVSPPTTSEACADRPPSVSHTAAPASTPGPPAPQEENDQQALEDYQKLQNLLKTIGLDLGVTDISKLAARTKERLHGNKPPKAPKTPKRRPRYSSGSSDGGRSRRSRSSDDDDDDKRTLGRDAAGGRADSRSKDGGRVVSVSPAEVPQQTAPLDMAAPPPAAPAPTSFPPSHAHGMMAPSYPPPAYGQYGNFLPYAHPQWPPPMYPPPSMPLPPQTPGANNFPPVLPYNQPSALPPSALPPSPLPPSPETQVKGAVKSSWVAGTGRASSPVSEQENNESQKQKVLEERENLRQEREQRMKKKEYLMKELERLRKQQGQLLRKKRREKDGHKDPLLLEISLLQEDIMTQISNLRKEHEAAEKKRSEIDKVALILGLGPFDRPRPTSCAPQEDQATARPGKSRSSAERSLECQKDGGGGGGGGGGGGGGDDDDDVALKQSISELKQPALVPLTPPPEPFEYYDAGNHWCQDCNLTSGSMFDFFNHLHSKTHRKTLDPYERPWASLPTQTAKKAETEEKQMKPAKGSEFLLPVRGFFCLLCEKFFGDAICAEEHVTTHCHNDNYKKKMYKNPMYEQRRNLDRQAGLASNLTGKKRKHEEDKGDKTKGKKERKGEKEFGTEDTSSKVVKEEERPKVLKTEEELKSTKTACYVRKEEDDDKLKSKKKSDKYHWSAEQEERPNWRRDEEERHKPSQEGRHYRRHRQEEEPYERRPRYDDRHKLDKHERQREDKDKSKEKNTQGVLKQLEGVVKPYDLPKIICGPSPAMRAKLLKQNPDAAKLPPAFGKFTWKKRENQLAKDAQKAAAEFIKDDEQAAKETNVPLNDSFAKSMAFAKEIAQKLVGTSSSPAPWVSGNRSHVQTNFAVPAEALSRKYTVGKPAALDTVPFVPPQGSGRLPSPTEDGAIFPPLKRLPETKQDPPNPMNSPGQPVSQSVLHLSGPSPSVPRAALPASRPSLAFVRTAPPRFDPAPSGPRSALPVPSPTLEIVRPAPPVSSPNVTVLRPAPLVFHSTPSGATSSLSVSSPTLSIMQATPPVFTLPSSPAPPPSRPEDNLAAPPPSRLEVNPTAPPPLRLEVNPAPEVSRPVQSVDEIEMVDMEPDVAAPGVPESEQTHTVFVKPPPLFSMVDGGQRSDKPKSNLAAAKAQDLFGIFYSTKDKTGPLPITKSSTADISETLKGLGVSQPVPVPVPAPAAHSLNASSQPHPALTQNSHSPPPQPESELQIESVWSLQSIPEGAPEGALVNSSVDIPHEERPESTLAHASQTQQEVKACEPKPDDENPLRGSPEPLQETPASTKPESTPGRKPRGKSAKKRTPPSSCVPVRQTRSQTRSQTRLHHLEPTQEDAEHKLSESTGDAHWNLSESAGGADHMLSESAGEAEHKVSESAGDAHWNLSESAGDADHMLSKSAGVAEQMPSESAGGADQKLSEFPENVDQKRSESAGGCSGTPRDDETSTLTVDHLHSPGLVADLNLE, encoded by the exons ATGTTCCGCGGTCGGCCTCCGCCGCGGGGCCATTACCGGCCGCCTTTCGACAGCCGCGGCCCGCCGCCGTCGAGGCCGTACCCGCACCCGTGGGACGACGACCGGAACCGGGGCAGATCCCCGTACCACTCGGGCTACCACCAGCGCGGGCACCCCGCGGACTACCATCGCTCTCCGCCGCACCGCAGCTACTACCCTCCCGCCTCGGCAGGACACAGAGGCGGCCAGCACCGCTCCAATGCGCCGCACGCTCCGCTCAGAGAG AGATCGCCATCGTCTCCTCGCCATCGTCTTCCGGTCGACCATAAACTCGTCATCACGGTGGGCAACGAGCTGACCAGCTCCGCAGCCCCGCGGCAGCACGACAG AGACCGAAGTCCTGACCGGAGTCGCGGCCGCAGCAAGAGCCGAGCGAGGAGCAAGAGCCGCCATCGCAGCCGTGGTCGCAGTAAATCCGGGTCCAGATCCAGGTCTAGGTCCAGATCCAGGTCCAGAGGGCGGAGTCGAGGGCGCACATCCAGCAGAGCGCCGAGTCGCAGCAGGAGGCGCAGTCGCAGCAGCTCCAGCAGCTCCAGCTCCGGCAGCAGCGAGCGGCGGCGCTGGCGCACGGAACCCTTCAGCGAACTGGATGTGGCTCGTCGGAGGAAGGAGCTGGAAGACTTGCTGTGTCTGCCCACAAAGTCCATCCTGAAGAAACGCTCGGATTACGACCTCTCGCCCTCAGTCCGG AGTTTGGACTCGGGCCTGTCTCACGTGGCCGAGGAGCTGCTGCGGGCCGTCAGAGGGATGGAGCCGGCCGCCATGGCGTCGGTGCTGAGCGAGCTGCGGTCCGACCCGCAGATGTCGCAGCGGGCGGATCTCAACGCCGAACTCAAGGAGATCCTGAACTTGCTGGAgccggtggcggcggcggcggcggcggcggcggcggcggcggctcaaGGATCAAAGCGTCCGCCGGACGATATTGACGACGAGGAGAAGTTCCTGTATGGGGACTCGGAGGAACCCGAGATGAGGGTTCCGTCCCAGCCCCTCCAAAACCAAACGCTTGATCTGTACGGGGACGTAACGGAGGACCTTCTCTATGGAGATCTGCCCGCCGGCCCCCTCCCTCCGGTTGTTTCACCTCCCACCACCAGCGAGGCCTGCGCGGACCGGCCCCCCTCAGTTTCGCACACCGCGGCGCCGGCGTCCACTCCCGGACCGCCGGCGCCGCAAGAGGAGAATGATCAGCAGGCGCTGGAAGACTACCAGAAGCTCCAGAATCTGTTGAAGACCATTGGCTTGGATCTGGGCGTGACCGACATCAGCAAGTTGGCTGCCAGGACCAAGGAGCGCCTGCATGGAAATAAGCCCCCGAAAGCCCCCAAGACACCCAAGCGGCGCCCGCGCTACTCGTCGGGCAGCTCGGACGGCGGCCGCAGCAGGCGCAGCCGCAGctccgacgacgacgacgacgacaaacGGACCCTTGGCCGGGATGCGGCTGGCGGACGAGCCGACAGCCGGAGCAAAGACGGTGGCCGGGTTGTCAGCGTATCTCCCGCCGAGGTGCCGCAGCAAACGGCGCCGCTCGACATGGCCGCCCCTCCGCCGGCGGCGCCCGCCCCCACCTCCTTCCCCCCCTCGCATGCACACGGCATGATGGCGCCCAGCTACCCGCCGCCAGCCTACGGCCAGTATGGGAACTTCCTGCCCTACGCGCACCCGCAGTGGCCGCCACCCATGTACCCTCCCCCTAGCATGCCGCTGCCCCCGCAGACGCCCGGCGCCAACAACTTCCCGCCTGTTTTGCCGTACAACCAACCATCGGCGCTGCCGCCATCGGCACTGCCGCCATCGCCGCTGCCGCCATCGCCGGAGACTCAGGTCAAAG GTGCCGTCAAGTCTTCGTGGGTCGCCGGCACGGGACGAGCCTCCAGTCCGGTGTCGGAGCAGGAGAACAACGAAAGCCAGAAGCAGAAG GTTCTGGAGGAGCGGGAGAACCTCAGGCAGGAGCGAGAGCAGCGCATGAAGAAGAAGGAGTACCTCATGAAGGAACTGGAGCGGCTCCGGAAGCAACAAG GCCAGCTGCTGAGGAAGAAACGGCGCGAGAAGGACGGTCACAAAGACCCGCTCCTGCTGGAGATCAGCCTCCTGCAGGAGGACATCATGACGCAGATCTCCAACCTGCGCAAGGAACACGAGGCGGCCGAGAAGAAGCGCAGCGAGATCGACAAGGTGGCGCTCATCCTGGGGCTCGGACCCTTTGACCGCCCCCGCCCTACCTCCTGCGCGCCGCAGGAAGACCAGGCCACCGCCAGGCCCGGCAAAAGTAGGTCGTCTGCCGAGCGCAGCCTGGAGTGCCAAaaagatggcggcggcggcggcggcggcggcggcggcggcggcggcggcgacgacgacgacgacgtggCCCTCAAG CAGAGCATCTCAGAACTCAAGCAGCCGGCACTCGTCCCCCTGACTCCGCCCCCTGAGCCCTTTGAGTACTACGACGCTGGAAACCATTGGTGCCAAGACTGTAACCTCACCTCGGGCTccatgtttgatttttttaatcacttgcaCAGCAAAACCCACCGGAAG ACTCTGGACCCCTACGAGCGTCCGTGGGCCTCGCTGCCGACCCAAACGGCGAAGAAAGCGGAGACAGAAGAGAAGCAAATGAAACCGGCCAAAG GTTCAGAGTTCTTACTTCCTGTGCGAGGATTTTTCTGTCTGCTGTGCGAAAAGTTCTTTGGAGACGCAATCTGCGCAGAAGAGCATGTGACCACTCACTGCCACAATGACAACTACAAG aaaaaaatgtacaagaaTCCAATGTACGAGCAGAGAAGGAATCTGGACCGCCAAGCCGGGCTGGCCTCCAACCTGACGGGGAAAAAACGTAAACATGAAGAAGACAAGGGTGACAAAACCAAAggcaaaaaggagagaaaaggtGAAAAGGAGTTTGGCACAGAGGATACCTCGTCAAAAGTTGTTAAGGAGGAAGAGAGACCAAAAGTGTTGAAGACAGAAGAGGAGCTTAAAAGCACAAAGACGGCTTGTTATGTCAGGAAAGAAGAGGATGACGACAAGTTGAAATCCAAGAAGAAGAGCGACAAGTACCATTGGAGCGCAGAGCAAGAGGAGCGGCCAAATTGGAGGCGAGACGAGGAAGAGCGACACAAACCCAGCCAAGAAGGACGTCATTATCGCCGTCACAGACAGGAAGAGGAGCCGTACGAGCGCCGGCCGCGATATGACGACCGGCACAAATTAGACAAACATGAGCGCCAACGAGaagacaaagacaaaagcaAAGAGAAGAACACGCAAGGTGTCTTGAAGCAATTGGAAGGTGTGGTCAAGCCCTACGACCTGCCCAAAATCATCTGTGGGCCAAGTCCAGCCATGAGAGCCAAACTTCTCAAACAGAACCCGGACGCCGCAAAACTGCCGCCGGCCTTCGGAAAGTTCACCTGGAAGAAGCGGGAGAATCAGCTGGCCAAAGATGCCCAGAAAGCGGCGGCCGAGTTCATCAAGGATGACGAGCAAGCTGCCAAAGAGACAAACGTTCCCCTCAACGACTCCTTTGCAAAGTCCATGGCCTTCGCCAAAGAGATTGCTCAGAAGTTGGTAGGTACGAGCAGCTCACCTGCGCCGTGGGTGTCAGGCAACCGTTCACACGTGCAGACCAACTTTGCGGTCCCTGCCGAAGCGCTGAGCAGAAAGTACACCGTGGGGAAACCTGCAGCTCTCGACACCGTCCCGTTCGTGCCccctcagggctcaggtagaCTACCGTCACCTACAGAAGACGGAGCCATTTTTCCTCCTCTCAAGAGACTGCCAGAAACGAAGCAGGATCCCCCGAACCCAATGAACAGTCCTGGCCAACCTGTGTCTCAATCTGTTCTACATTTGTCTGGTCCGAGCCCATCAGTCCCCAGAGCGGCATTACCAGCGTCAAGACCTTCCCTTGCATTTGTAAGAACAGCTCCACCTAGGTTTGATCCTGCTCCATCGGGCCCCAGATCAGCTTTACCTGTGCCCAGTCCTACCCTGGAAATTGTTAGACCAGCCCCACCTGTGTCAAGTCCTAATGTGACCGTACTTAGACCAGCTCCACTTGTGTTCCATTCTACCCCTTCGGGCGCCACATCGTCTTTATCTGTGTCAAGTCCTACCTTGTCAATTATGCAAGCAACTCCACCTGTGTTTACATTGCCGTCGAGTCCCGCCCCACCGCCGTCAAGACCCGAGGACAACCTGGCTGCGCCACCGCCGTCCAGGCTTGAGGTTAACCCGACCGCTCCACCGCCATTGAGGCTCGAGGTTAACCCGGCTCCCGAAGTATCACGACCTGTCCAGTCAGTCGATGAAATAGAAATGGTGGACATGGAGCCGGATGTGGCCGCTCCCGGTGTTCCAGAGAGTGAGCAGACTCACACGGTGTTTGTTAAACCTCCGCCACTCTTCAGCATGGTGGATGGAGGTCAGAGGTCTGACAAACCGAAAAGTAACCTGGCTGCGGCTAAAGCCCAGGATTTATTTGGTATCTTCTACAGCACTAAGGACAAGACAGGACCCTTACCTATAACAAAGTCAAGTACAGCAGACATAAGTGAGACCCTCAAAGGACTAGGTGTAAGTCAACCAGTACCAGTACCAGTACCAGCCCCTGCAGCCCATTCTTTAAATGCATCTTCGCAGCCACATCCTGCCCTGACACAAAACTCCCACAGTCCCCCACCACAGCCCGAATCAGAGCTCCAGATTGAATCGGTTTGGTCTTTACAGAGCATCCCGGAGGGAGCGCCTGAGGGAGCTCTGGTCAACAGTTCTGTCGACATTCCACATGAAGAGCGTCCTGAAAGCACGCTGGCACACGCGTCGCAAACTCAGCAGGAGGTCAAAGCTTGTGAACCCAAACCGGATGATGAAAACCCTCTCAGGGGCTCTCCAGAACCACTCCAAGAAACGCCTGCATCGACCAAACCCGAATCCACTCCTGGTCGTAAACCACGAGGAAAAAGTGCTAAAAAGAGAACTCCTCCCTCGTCCTGCGTCCCCGTCCGACAAACCCGATCCCAAACCAGATCTCAGACCAGGCTGCATCATCTAGAGCCAACTCAAGAAGATGCTGAGCACAAGCTCTCAGAGTCTACAGGAGATGCTCACTGGAATCTGTCAGAGTCCGCAGGCGGTGCTGACCACATGCTCTCAGAGTCCGCAGGGGAAGCTGAGCACAAGGTCTCAGAGTCCGCAGGAGATGCTCACTGGAATCTGTCAGAGTCCGCAGGGGATGCTGACCACATGTTGTCAAAGTCCGCAGGAGTTGCTGAGCAAATGCCCTCCGAGTCCGCAGGAGGCGCAGACCAGAAGCTTTCAGAGTTCCCAGAAAATGTTGACCAGAAGCGCTCAGAGTCGGCAGGTGGCTGCTCTGGGACTCCTCGAGATGACGAGACGTCAACATTAACCGTTGACCATCTGCACTCTCCCGGACTTGTGGCTGATTTGAACCTTGAGTAG
- the znf318 gene encoding uncharacterized protein znf318 isoform X2, giving the protein MFRGRPPPRGHYRPPFDSRGPPPSRPYPHPWDDDRNRGRSPYHSGYHQRGHPADYHRSPPHRSYYPPASAGHRGGQHRSNAPHAPLRERSPSSPRHRLPVDHKLVITVGNELTSSAAPRQHDRDRSPDRSRGRSKSRARSKSRHRSRGRSKSGSRSRSRSRSRSRGRSRGRTSSRAPSRSRRRSRSSSSSSSSGSSERRRWRTEPFSELDVARRRKELEDLLCLPTKSILKKRSDYDLSPSVRSLDSGLSHVAEELLRAVRGMEPAAMASVLSELRSDPQMSQRADLNAELKEILNLLEPVAAAAAAAAAAAAQGSKRPPDDIDDEEKFLYGDSEEPEMRVPSQPLQNQTLDLYGDVTEDLLYGDLPAGPLPPVVSPPTTSEACADRPPSVSHTAAPASTPGPPAPQEENDQQALEDYQKLQNLLKTIGLDLGVTDISKLAARTKERLHGNKPPKAPKTPKRRPRYSSGSSDGGRSRRSRSSDDDDDDKRTLGRDAAGGRADSRSKDGGRVVSVSPAEVPQQTAPLDMAAPPPAAPAPTSFPPSHAHGMMAPSYPPPAYGQYGNFLPYAHPQWPPPMYPPPSMPLPPQTPGANNFPPVLPYNQPSALPPSALPPSPLPPSPETQVKGAVKSSWVAGTGRASSPVSEQENNESQKQKVLEERENLRQEREQRMKKKEYLMKELERLRKQQGQLLRKKRREKDGHKDPLLLEISLLQEDIMTQISNLRKEHEAAEKKRSEIDKVALILGLGPFDRPRPTSCAPQEDQATARPGKSRSSAERSLECQKDGGGGGGGGGGGGGGDDDDDVALKSISELKQPALVPLTPPPEPFEYYDAGNHWCQDCNLTSGSMFDFFNHLHSKTHRKTLDPYERPWASLPTQTAKKAETEEKQMKPAKGSEFLLPVRGFFCLLCEKFFGDAICAEEHVTTHCHNDNYKKKMYKNPMYEQRRNLDRQAGLASNLTGKKRKHEEDKGDKTKGKKERKGEKEFGTEDTSSKVVKEEERPKVLKTEEELKSTKTACYVRKEEDDDKLKSKKKSDKYHWSAEQEERPNWRRDEEERHKPSQEGRHYRRHRQEEEPYERRPRYDDRHKLDKHERQREDKDKSKEKNTQGVLKQLEGVVKPYDLPKIICGPSPAMRAKLLKQNPDAAKLPPAFGKFTWKKRENQLAKDAQKAAAEFIKDDEQAAKETNVPLNDSFAKSMAFAKEIAQKLVGTSSSPAPWVSGNRSHVQTNFAVPAEALSRKYTVGKPAALDTVPFVPPQGSGRLPSPTEDGAIFPPLKRLPETKQDPPNPMNSPGQPVSQSVLHLSGPSPSVPRAALPASRPSLAFVRTAPPRFDPAPSGPRSALPVPSPTLEIVRPAPPVSSPNVTVLRPAPLVFHSTPSGATSSLSVSSPTLSIMQATPPVFTLPSSPAPPPSRPEDNLAAPPPSRLEVNPTAPPPLRLEVNPAPEVSRPVQSVDEIEMVDMEPDVAAPGVPESEQTHTVFVKPPPLFSMVDGGQRSDKPKSNLAAAKAQDLFGIFYSTKDKTGPLPITKSSTADISETLKGLGVSQPVPVPVPAPAAHSLNASSQPHPALTQNSHSPPPQPESELQIESVWSLQSIPEGAPEGALVNSSVDIPHEERPESTLAHASQTQQEVKACEPKPDDENPLRGSPEPLQETPASTKPESTPGRKPRGKSAKKRTPPSSCVPVRQTRSQTRSQTRLHHLEPTQEDAEHKLSESTGDAHWNLSESAGGADHMLSESAGEAEHKVSESAGDAHWNLSESAGDADHMLSKSAGVAEQMPSESAGGADQKLSEFPENVDQKRSESAGGCSGTPRDDETSTLTVDHLHSPGLVADLNLE; this is encoded by the exons ATGTTCCGCGGTCGGCCTCCGCCGCGGGGCCATTACCGGCCGCCTTTCGACAGCCGCGGCCCGCCGCCGTCGAGGCCGTACCCGCACCCGTGGGACGACGACCGGAACCGGGGCAGATCCCCGTACCACTCGGGCTACCACCAGCGCGGGCACCCCGCGGACTACCATCGCTCTCCGCCGCACCGCAGCTACTACCCTCCCGCCTCGGCAGGACACAGAGGCGGCCAGCACCGCTCCAATGCGCCGCACGCTCCGCTCAGAGAG AGATCGCCATCGTCTCCTCGCCATCGTCTTCCGGTCGACCATAAACTCGTCATCACGGTGGGCAACGAGCTGACCAGCTCCGCAGCCCCGCGGCAGCACGACAG AGACCGAAGTCCTGACCGGAGTCGCGGCCGCAGCAAGAGCCGAGCGAGGAGCAAGAGCCGCCATCGCAGCCGTGGTCGCAGTAAATCCGGGTCCAGATCCAGGTCTAGGTCCAGATCCAGGTCCAGAGGGCGGAGTCGAGGGCGCACATCCAGCAGAGCGCCGAGTCGCAGCAGGAGGCGCAGTCGCAGCAGCTCCAGCAGCTCCAGCTCCGGCAGCAGCGAGCGGCGGCGCTGGCGCACGGAACCCTTCAGCGAACTGGATGTGGCTCGTCGGAGGAAGGAGCTGGAAGACTTGCTGTGTCTGCCCACAAAGTCCATCCTGAAGAAACGCTCGGATTACGACCTCTCGCCCTCAGTCCGG AGTTTGGACTCGGGCCTGTCTCACGTGGCCGAGGAGCTGCTGCGGGCCGTCAGAGGGATGGAGCCGGCCGCCATGGCGTCGGTGCTGAGCGAGCTGCGGTCCGACCCGCAGATGTCGCAGCGGGCGGATCTCAACGCCGAACTCAAGGAGATCCTGAACTTGCTGGAgccggtggcggcggcggcggcggcggcggcggcggcggcggctcaaGGATCAAAGCGTCCGCCGGACGATATTGACGACGAGGAGAAGTTCCTGTATGGGGACTCGGAGGAACCCGAGATGAGGGTTCCGTCCCAGCCCCTCCAAAACCAAACGCTTGATCTGTACGGGGACGTAACGGAGGACCTTCTCTATGGAGATCTGCCCGCCGGCCCCCTCCCTCCGGTTGTTTCACCTCCCACCACCAGCGAGGCCTGCGCGGACCGGCCCCCCTCAGTTTCGCACACCGCGGCGCCGGCGTCCACTCCCGGACCGCCGGCGCCGCAAGAGGAGAATGATCAGCAGGCGCTGGAAGACTACCAGAAGCTCCAGAATCTGTTGAAGACCATTGGCTTGGATCTGGGCGTGACCGACATCAGCAAGTTGGCTGCCAGGACCAAGGAGCGCCTGCATGGAAATAAGCCCCCGAAAGCCCCCAAGACACCCAAGCGGCGCCCGCGCTACTCGTCGGGCAGCTCGGACGGCGGCCGCAGCAGGCGCAGCCGCAGctccgacgacgacgacgacgacaaacGGACCCTTGGCCGGGATGCGGCTGGCGGACGAGCCGACAGCCGGAGCAAAGACGGTGGCCGGGTTGTCAGCGTATCTCCCGCCGAGGTGCCGCAGCAAACGGCGCCGCTCGACATGGCCGCCCCTCCGCCGGCGGCGCCCGCCCCCACCTCCTTCCCCCCCTCGCATGCACACGGCATGATGGCGCCCAGCTACCCGCCGCCAGCCTACGGCCAGTATGGGAACTTCCTGCCCTACGCGCACCCGCAGTGGCCGCCACCCATGTACCCTCCCCCTAGCATGCCGCTGCCCCCGCAGACGCCCGGCGCCAACAACTTCCCGCCTGTTTTGCCGTACAACCAACCATCGGCGCTGCCGCCATCGGCACTGCCGCCATCGCCGCTGCCGCCATCGCCGGAGACTCAGGTCAAAG GTGCCGTCAAGTCTTCGTGGGTCGCCGGCACGGGACGAGCCTCCAGTCCGGTGTCGGAGCAGGAGAACAACGAAAGCCAGAAGCAGAAG GTTCTGGAGGAGCGGGAGAACCTCAGGCAGGAGCGAGAGCAGCGCATGAAGAAGAAGGAGTACCTCATGAAGGAACTGGAGCGGCTCCGGAAGCAACAAG GCCAGCTGCTGAGGAAGAAACGGCGCGAGAAGGACGGTCACAAAGACCCGCTCCTGCTGGAGATCAGCCTCCTGCAGGAGGACATCATGACGCAGATCTCCAACCTGCGCAAGGAACACGAGGCGGCCGAGAAGAAGCGCAGCGAGATCGACAAGGTGGCGCTCATCCTGGGGCTCGGACCCTTTGACCGCCCCCGCCCTACCTCCTGCGCGCCGCAGGAAGACCAGGCCACCGCCAGGCCCGGCAAAAGTAGGTCGTCTGCCGAGCGCAGCCTGGAGTGCCAAaaagatggcggcggcggcggcggcggcggcggcggcggcggcggcggcgacgacgacgacgacgtggCCCTCAAG AGCATCTCAGAACTCAAGCAGCCGGCACTCGTCCCCCTGACTCCGCCCCCTGAGCCCTTTGAGTACTACGACGCTGGAAACCATTGGTGCCAAGACTGTAACCTCACCTCGGGCTccatgtttgatttttttaatcacttgcaCAGCAAAACCCACCGGAAG ACTCTGGACCCCTACGAGCGTCCGTGGGCCTCGCTGCCGACCCAAACGGCGAAGAAAGCGGAGACAGAAGAGAAGCAAATGAAACCGGCCAAAG GTTCAGAGTTCTTACTTCCTGTGCGAGGATTTTTCTGTCTGCTGTGCGAAAAGTTCTTTGGAGACGCAATCTGCGCAGAAGAGCATGTGACCACTCACTGCCACAATGACAACTACAAG aaaaaaatgtacaagaaTCCAATGTACGAGCAGAGAAGGAATCTGGACCGCCAAGCCGGGCTGGCCTCCAACCTGACGGGGAAAAAACGTAAACATGAAGAAGACAAGGGTGACAAAACCAAAggcaaaaaggagagaaaaggtGAAAAGGAGTTTGGCACAGAGGATACCTCGTCAAAAGTTGTTAAGGAGGAAGAGAGACCAAAAGTGTTGAAGACAGAAGAGGAGCTTAAAAGCACAAAGACGGCTTGTTATGTCAGGAAAGAAGAGGATGACGACAAGTTGAAATCCAAGAAGAAGAGCGACAAGTACCATTGGAGCGCAGAGCAAGAGGAGCGGCCAAATTGGAGGCGAGACGAGGAAGAGCGACACAAACCCAGCCAAGAAGGACGTCATTATCGCCGTCACAGACAGGAAGAGGAGCCGTACGAGCGCCGGCCGCGATATGACGACCGGCACAAATTAGACAAACATGAGCGCCAACGAGaagacaaagacaaaagcaAAGAGAAGAACACGCAAGGTGTCTTGAAGCAATTGGAAGGTGTGGTCAAGCCCTACGACCTGCCCAAAATCATCTGTGGGCCAAGTCCAGCCATGAGAGCCAAACTTCTCAAACAGAACCCGGACGCCGCAAAACTGCCGCCGGCCTTCGGAAAGTTCACCTGGAAGAAGCGGGAGAATCAGCTGGCCAAAGATGCCCAGAAAGCGGCGGCCGAGTTCATCAAGGATGACGAGCAAGCTGCCAAAGAGACAAACGTTCCCCTCAACGACTCCTTTGCAAAGTCCATGGCCTTCGCCAAAGAGATTGCTCAGAAGTTGGTAGGTACGAGCAGCTCACCTGCGCCGTGGGTGTCAGGCAACCGTTCACACGTGCAGACCAACTTTGCGGTCCCTGCCGAAGCGCTGAGCAGAAAGTACACCGTGGGGAAACCTGCAGCTCTCGACACCGTCCCGTTCGTGCCccctcagggctcaggtagaCTACCGTCACCTACAGAAGACGGAGCCATTTTTCCTCCTCTCAAGAGACTGCCAGAAACGAAGCAGGATCCCCCGAACCCAATGAACAGTCCTGGCCAACCTGTGTCTCAATCTGTTCTACATTTGTCTGGTCCGAGCCCATCAGTCCCCAGAGCGGCATTACCAGCGTCAAGACCTTCCCTTGCATTTGTAAGAACAGCTCCACCTAGGTTTGATCCTGCTCCATCGGGCCCCAGATCAGCTTTACCTGTGCCCAGTCCTACCCTGGAAATTGTTAGACCAGCCCCACCTGTGTCAAGTCCTAATGTGACCGTACTTAGACCAGCTCCACTTGTGTTCCATTCTACCCCTTCGGGCGCCACATCGTCTTTATCTGTGTCAAGTCCTACCTTGTCAATTATGCAAGCAACTCCACCTGTGTTTACATTGCCGTCGAGTCCCGCCCCACCGCCGTCAAGACCCGAGGACAACCTGGCTGCGCCACCGCCGTCCAGGCTTGAGGTTAACCCGACCGCTCCACCGCCATTGAGGCTCGAGGTTAACCCGGCTCCCGAAGTATCACGACCTGTCCAGTCAGTCGATGAAATAGAAATGGTGGACATGGAGCCGGATGTGGCCGCTCCCGGTGTTCCAGAGAGTGAGCAGACTCACACGGTGTTTGTTAAACCTCCGCCACTCTTCAGCATGGTGGATGGAGGTCAGAGGTCTGACAAACCGAAAAGTAACCTGGCTGCGGCTAAAGCCCAGGATTTATTTGGTATCTTCTACAGCACTAAGGACAAGACAGGACCCTTACCTATAACAAAGTCAAGTACAGCAGACATAAGTGAGACCCTCAAAGGACTAGGTGTAAGTCAACCAGTACCAGTACCAGTACCAGCCCCTGCAGCCCATTCTTTAAATGCATCTTCGCAGCCACATCCTGCCCTGACACAAAACTCCCACAGTCCCCCACCACAGCCCGAATCAGAGCTCCAGATTGAATCGGTTTGGTCTTTACAGAGCATCCCGGAGGGAGCGCCTGAGGGAGCTCTGGTCAACAGTTCTGTCGACATTCCACATGAAGAGCGTCCTGAAAGCACGCTGGCACACGCGTCGCAAACTCAGCAGGAGGTCAAAGCTTGTGAACCCAAACCGGATGATGAAAACCCTCTCAGGGGCTCTCCAGAACCACTCCAAGAAACGCCTGCATCGACCAAACCCGAATCCACTCCTGGTCGTAAACCACGAGGAAAAAGTGCTAAAAAGAGAACTCCTCCCTCGTCCTGCGTCCCCGTCCGACAAACCCGATCCCAAACCAGATCTCAGACCAGGCTGCATCATCTAGAGCCAACTCAAGAAGATGCTGAGCACAAGCTCTCAGAGTCTACAGGAGATGCTCACTGGAATCTGTCAGAGTCCGCAGGCGGTGCTGACCACATGCTCTCAGAGTCCGCAGGGGAAGCTGAGCACAAGGTCTCAGAGTCCGCAGGAGATGCTCACTGGAATCTGTCAGAGTCCGCAGGGGATGCTGACCACATGTTGTCAAAGTCCGCAGGAGTTGCTGAGCAAATGCCCTCCGAGTCCGCAGGAGGCGCAGACCAGAAGCTTTCAGAGTTCCCAGAAAATGTTGACCAGAAGCGCTCAGAGTCGGCAGGTGGCTGCTCTGGGACTCCTCGAGATGACGAGACGTCAACATTAACCGTTGACCATCTGCACTCTCCCGGACTTGTGGCTGATTTGAACCTTGAGTAG